GAAATTATTCAGCACAATGACAATGGTCTGGGGCAATGCATTTCCAACGACGGAATTGTTTACTACTGCGGTTTTTCAGATGCACTGCTGAATTGGAACTGGTCTGACGATGAAGCCAGACAATACATGCTGGATGTTTACACTTACTGGCTGCGAGAATTTGACATCGACGGTTTTCGTTTTGATGTTTACTGGGGGCCTCACCGCCGCTATGGCAGAGAAAATTTTGACCAACCATTGCGTCAGGCGCTGCGTGCCACAAAAGCAGATATTTTGCTACTTGGCGAAACTCATGGTACCGGATCAGGAACAGAACTCCTTTATGGCGATCGCGACGGCGGAGTGGACTTGGCTTATGACTGGTCTCTGAAAGATGCGATTTGGGGATTTCCTTCCATCAGCACTTTAAATTCCAGGCTTTATAATTCAGGTTTTCGTCCCGGACCCAATTCATTTTACCTTCGATTTCTGGAAAACCAGGATGAAGATCGTGTGGCATATCGCTATCGCAGCGTTGAAAAAACCATTCCGGTTTCCACTGCTATTTTTATGGCAACGGGTATCCCCCTGCTCTATCAGGGACAGGAAGTCGGCATGGGCTACGGCATGGGCGGCGACAAAGATTACCGTGTTCGCTCAACTGTCAACTGGCACAATCCTCCGGCGGAAATTCTGGCTGGACATTATCAGAAATTAACTCAAATTCGTGCGCAATTCCCCGCTTTCCGCCGACAAATGGAAGACACGAACGGCGACGGCAATATCGACAGCATGGATAAAAACATGCAGCCGGTGCTGAGCGCCACGTCTTCTGCTATTTACGCTTTTGGCAGACCCAACCGGGATTCAAACGGATTGGTCGTCATGAATTTCAGCGGTCAGCCTGTCTCTTTTGAGCTCAATGTACAACCAGCCAGTTGGACGGAATTCAGCGGAGGTTTTTCTTCCGAAGAAACTTACTATCTGAATGATTTGTATCACGACACATCTCAAATGCTGACTGGCGCAGAACTGGAAAAATTGACTTTATGGATAGACAGCTATCAGGTGGCAATTTTTACGATTAGTACTAAGGAAGAGCACGTCCAACTGCCGCGGCTTTACGTTTCCGTCGATGAGAAAAATTTCGCTCCGGCGCCGTCGGATTTTCGGCTTTATCCGAATTATCCCAATCCGTTCAACCCAACAACGACAATTGAATACGATTTGCCGCAAACAACGCAAGTCACAGTGAATATTTTCAACATTCAGGGGCAAAAAATCCGTTCGCTTTTTTCGGGAAAACAAAATGCGGGAAAACATTTACTGCAGTGGGACGGTTTGACAGACACGGGAGAGCTGGCAACGAGCGGACTCTATTTTTGTCAAATTAAATCACCAGGCTGGACTGATTCGCGAAAAATGTTGATGATTCGCTAGAGGGAAGTTACCATGTGCCGCATGATCTTCGCCAGAGGAAAATTTGACACTGACACGCTCATCGACGATATGATTATCATGGCGCTTGACAAAAATGAGCGTCACGAAGAAAATGCCAAACAGCAATTTCGTCATGCGGATGGCTGGGGAGCTTGTTATTTACAGGACGGGGGGCTCGTCGTACACAAATCAGTGAGAGCTATTTTTGATGACCACAAAATAGACGAACTTCGTAATTTGGGAACGAATTTATTCATTTTGCACACCCGCCGAGCTTCACAGGGAAGCATCGATGGTAAAAACGTTCATCCTTTTGTAGCTGAACAAAACGGACAAAAGTACGTCTTCTTCCACAACGGCACAATTTTCGAAAAACTTACATTTTCAAAAAAGTTTCACCCGCAGGGGGCGACTGATTCGGAGAAATATTTTTTTTATTTGTTGGGCGATTCGCGCCATGAATTGAACGAAGTCTTTCTGCGTCAAAAATTGATCCGCCTGAACGATTTTTCCGGGGCAAATTTTATTTTGACTTCAGGAGAAAAAACATTCATCGCCAACTGGTACGCCACGAACCCTCGCTATTACACAATGAAAAAATTTTCTGAAAATTCAACCACAATTGTTTCTTCGGAAATTCTTCCCCACTACCGGGAAAAGAATTGGCAACTACCGGGAAAAGAATTGGCAACTTCTGAAAAACCATGATATTCTTGCCATTTAATTCCTGTGACTTCAAGACAAAATCAGTCAATTTTTTTGAAAACCACTAGTTTGTTCGTTCTCTGACCGAACTGGTGAATATTTTCCTCTCTTGTTGATGAAAATATCCCCCAATCATTAAACTCCCATCTTCGTCATTTTTTGCTAAATATTTGTTTTTAATAGCACGCATTGCTATATTTTTGTCTGGCATAAAATTTGAAAGAGGAACTAATAGAGAACCACTAAATAACAGGAGGAAATAAAATGGCTGCTCTAACAGGCTTAATCGCAAGTATCTGGAAGGGGGTGATTGGTTTGATTCGGCTCTCATTTTTTCTGCTGGTAATTTTGGTTTTTGCTTTTGCCTCGGGCTGGCTGGAAATCCGCTGCAATCCGGTAAAAATGCGGAAGGATGTCGAGCAGAGAATCCACGAATTCAAAGAAGCCCTTAGCACCCAAAATCAGGCCCATCAAAATTATGAATCCATTCCGCTTTTCCGGCAAGAGGGGAACTACGATCTCCTGGCGCACAAAGTTCGCGCAGGGGAACGGCTTGTTGATCTGGAAAAAGTTTATGGCACGGATTGGCGGGTGATTCAAAAAGTAAACAAGATTTCTAATCCGCGACGGCTTGTGGCAGGACAAATTGTTTTGATTCCTGTAAAAAAAGGATTCGGGTGAAGGCCGCTGTAATTGACATCAGTCATTTTCATGATATTTGATGCCGTAACGCCTGAGTTTTCGATGCAGATCGCTGCGGTCGATACCAGATAATCGCGCTGCGCGAGCGACAACTCCATCGGCCTGCTTCATCAATTGTTCGATGTACAGTTTCTCGAAATCGGCCTTCGCCTGACTCCACTTTTCTTGAAAAATTTCATTGTATCCGCTTCCGGAAACGATTTTGCCCGACACGTCTGGCGGCAAGTGATTAATTTCAATCGTTCCGTTCTCTTGATTGAAAAGCGCATTTTTTAAGATGATTTCCAATTCGCGAACATTCCCGGGATAGTCATACCTGAGCAGTGTTTTCACGGTTTCGTCGGAAATTTTCACATCATGGCCCGAGAGCATGAAATTTATTAAAAGCGGAATATCGGTTTTTCTTTCTCGCAAAGGCGGGACAGTGATTGTGAACGTTTTAATTCGATAATACAGATCCTCACGGAATTCTTTTGCCTTAATTTTCTTTTCCAAATCGCGATTGGTCGCCAAAATCACGCGAGTGTCCACATCAATGGGATCGCTGCTGCCCATGCGAATCAGTTTTTTCTCCTCCACCACACGCAGTAATTTGGCCTGCATCGCGGGGCTGATGTCGCCGATTTCGTCTAAAAAAAGCGTGCCCCGGTGGCACCTTTCAAAAAAGCCGATGCGAGTTTTTTCTGCTCCGGTAAAGGCGCCCTTTTCGTGACCGAACAATTCGCTCGCTAACAGATTTTCGTCAAATGTTGTGGCGTTGATTGCGCGAAAAATTTTATCGCGGCGGGGGCTGAACCAGTGCACCGCTCTAGCGACAAGTTCCTTGCCGGTTCCGCTCTCACCCAAAATCAGGATAGTTTCCTCGCTTTGAGCGAGCTTCTCGACGCGATCAAGTAGCGCGCGCATGACAGAACCTTTGTGAACAATCGCCTCGGCGGGATAGCGATGCATAATTTTTTTTCTAAAATGAGAGTTTCTCGATTGAATCAAAAATTGTTCATAAGCCGCTTTTACTTTCAATATCAGTAGCTTATTATCCACTGGTTTATCAATAAAATCAAACACTTTCGCCTGATACGCGCGACGAATATCGTCCGGCCTGCCGTAAGCGGTGATAAGCGTCACCATGGTTTCGGGAGAAATTTCTTTTATTTTTTGCAGCAACTTAATCCCATCCATGCCGGGCATTCTGACATCGAGCAAAGCAATGGGAAAAAATGTTTCCCGCACCTTTTCCAGCGCTTTTTTCCCGCTCGCGGCGCAGACCACCTGATACCCGGATTTATTGAGCAGAAGTTTAAAGATGGTTAAGTTGTCAGAATCGTCATCTACAGCAAGAATTTTCTTGTCAAACAGCATGGCAAGTCACGTTTTCTTTTGTGAACGTTTTAAGACTAACTTAATATTTTTTTGCAAAATAGCAATACTTTTTTTGTACTATTAAAAAAAATCCGCTAACACCGCGGCGGCAAAATTC
The nucleotide sequence above comes from Calditrichota bacterium. Encoded proteins:
- a CDS encoding T9SS type A sorting domain-containing protein, with the translated sequence ANIGYNIVDFYNVEPFYGTNDDFKQFVQTAHDMGLRVILDVTPNHSSRSHPIALDVRSKRKFSRYYDFYQHEIIQHNDNGLGQCISNDGIVYYCGFSDALLNWNWSDDEARQYMLDVYTYWLREFDIDGFRFDVYWGPHRRYGRENFDQPLRQALRATKADILLLGETHGTGSGTELLYGDRDGGVDLAYDWSLKDAIWGFPSISTLNSRLYNSGFRPGPNSFYLRFLENQDEDRVAYRYRSVEKTIPVSTAIFMATGIPLLYQGQEVGMGYGMGGDKDYRVRSTVNWHNPPAEILAGHYQKLTQIRAQFPAFRRQMEDTNGDGNIDSMDKNMQPVLSATSSAIYAFGRPNRDSNGLVVMNFSGQPVSFELNVQPASWTEFSGGFSSEETYYLNDLYHDTSQMLTGAELEKLTLWIDSYQVAIFTISTKEEHVQLPRLYVSVDEKNFAPAPSDFRLYPNYPNPFNPTTTIEYDLPQTTQVTVNIFNIQGQKIRSLFSGKQNAGKHLLQWDGLTDTGELATSGLYFCQIKSPGWTDSRKMLMIR
- a CDS encoding LysM peptidoglycan-binding domain-containing protein, giving the protein MAALTGLIASIWKGVIGLIRLSFFLLVILVFAFASGWLEIRCNPVKMRKDVEQRIHEFKEALSTQNQAHQNYESIPLFRQEGNYDLLAHKVRAGERLVDLEKVYGTDWRVIQKVNKISNPRRLVAGQIVLIPVKKGFG
- a CDS encoding sigma-54-dependent Fis family transcriptional regulator produces the protein MLFDKKILAVDDDSDNLTIFKLLLNKSGYQVVCAASGKKALEKVRETFFPIALLDVRMPGMDGIKLLQKIKEISPETMVTLITAYGRPDDIRRAYQAKVFDFIDKPVDNKLLILKVKAAYEQFLIQSRNSHFRKKIMHRYPAEAIVHKGSVMRALLDRVEKLAQSEETILILGESGTGKELVARAVHWFSPRRDKIFRAINATTFDENLLASELFGHEKGAFTGAEKTRIGFFERCHRGTLFLDEIGDISPAMQAKLLRVVEEKKLIRMGSSDPIDVDTRVILATNRDLEKKIKAKEFREDLYYRIKTFTITVPPLRERKTDIPLLINFMLSGHDVKISDETVKTLLRYDYPGNVRELEIILKNALFNQENGTIEINHLPPDVSGKIVSGSGYNEIFQEKWSQAKADFEKLYIEQLMKQADGVVARAARLSGIDRSDLHRKLRRYGIKYHEND